The Kribbella shirazensis genomic interval TACCTCCACGACCAGGTCGAGGCCAACCCGAAGCTCGCCCCGAGCTTCCGCGCCCGGGCCCTCGCCGTCCCCGACTGGACGGACTTCCGGATCGTCGCTCCGCGCCAGACCTTCGACGAAACCCTGACGCTCCCGACCGGCGTCGTACTCCGCCACGTCGGCGGCAACCACGCCCCGGATTCCACCATCGTCGTGGCCGACGGAGTCGCCATCGTCGGCGACGCCTTCTACCCGCCGCCGTACCACCTCCGCACGCCGGCCGACACCGCCGACCACGCCATGATCAAACGCCTCCTGTCCGAACGCCACTCCTGGTACGTCGACGCACATTCCCTGCCACGCCGTCTGTCCGAAGCGCTGACGCAGTCCGGGTAGCGGACCTGGTGACGGCCTGCGGGGAGTGAACCCCGTAGGCTGGGGCGCGCGATGAAGAGATTTGAGGAGTTGTTCGCCGAGCTGGGTGAGAAGGCGCGGACGCGGCCGGAGGGTTCCGGGACCGTGGCCGAGCTGGATGCCGGCGTGCACGCGATCGGCAAGAAGCTGGTCGAAGAGGCCGCCGAGTCCTGGATGGCCGCCGAGTACGAGAGCAAGGACCGGGCCGCGGAGGAGCTGTCACAGCTGCTGTACCACGCCCAGGTGATGATGCACGCCCTCGGCCTGGATCTCGACGACGTGTACCGACATCTGTAGGAGCACCCCACAGCCACCGGTTCACGTCACCTCAGGAAGGCAGTGCCATGCTGCGCGTCGCAGTACCGAACAAGGGCTCGCTGAGCGAAGCCGCCACCGAAATGCTGTCCGAGGCCGGCTACAAGCAGCGCCGGACCACCAAGGACCTGACTCTCACCGACTCGGCCAACGAGGTCGAGTTCTACTACCTCCGCCCGCGCGACATCGCCGTGTACGTCGGCGAGGGCACGCTCGACGTCGGCATCTCCGGCCGTGACCTGGTGCTCGACTCGCACGCGGACGCCGAGGTCATCATGGGCCTCGGGTTCGGCTCGTCCACCTTCCGGTTCGCCGGACGGCCCGGTGTCGCGGAGTCCATCAAGGACCTGGCCGGGAAGCGGATCGCCACGTCGTACGCCGGGGTGCTCCAGGACCACCTCGCCGAGAACGGTGTCGACGCCGCTGTCGTACGCCTCGACGGAGCCGTCGAGTCCGCGGTCCAGCTGGGCGTCGCGGACGTCATCGCGGACGTCGTCGAGACCGGTACGACGCTGCGCCAGGCCGGGCTCGAGGTGTTCGGGGACCCGATCCTCCAGTCGGAGGCCGTGCTGATCAAGCGGCACGGCGTCGAGACCCCGCCGAACGGCCTGCACCAGTTGGTGCGCCGGCTCGAGGGCGTCCTGATCGCGCGCAACTACGTGATGATGGACTACGACATCCGCGCCGAGGACGTCGACGCGGCCACCGCGGTCGCGCCCGGTCTGGAGTCGCCGACGGTCTCCCCGCTGCACCGGCAGGGCTGGGTCGCCGTCCGTGTGATGGTCCAGCGCGCCGAGGCGCAGCGCCTGATGGACCAGCTGTGGGAGGTGGGCGCCCGTGCCATCCTCACCACCGACATCCACGCCTGCAGGATCTGACCGGTCCGTCCGCGCCATGCCGACCGACGACCCCGATCCCGCCGCACCGGCCAGTTCCGATCGGTTGTTCACGTTCCACCCGCGGATCGTGGCGTTGATGGCCGGTGGGATGGGGTTGTCGCTGATCGCGGTGTTCGGGGTGATCTGGTTCCGGTTGTCGCCGGACGATCGGGCGACGTTCGACCTGTTCCAGCGGCTCACGTTGCTGGCGTTCTTCGGCGCGGTGCTGTGGATCCTGTACCGGATGACGACGCTGCGCGTCACGGCGTACCCGGACCGGCTGCGCGTGCGGAACGTCTTCAAGTCGTACACGCTGCAGTGGTCCGAGATCACCGCCCTGCGGTTCCGGCCCGGGGACGCGTGGCTGCAGCTGTTCGATGCCGACGACAACCGGCTCGGGATCCTCGCGATCCAGGCCGCCGAGGGTTCGCGGGCGTCCCGCGCCGCGAAGGAGCTGGCGGCGGTCGCCCGCGAACACGGCGCGGGACCTAGATCGAGACCTGAAAAGTAGTCGTGTGCGACTCGCCCGGCTTCAGGACGACGAGGTCCTGGCCGGTGCGGAAGGCGTCGGGAGGGCAGGTCATCGGCTCGACCGCGAGCGCCGTACGCCCGACCGCCTCGCCGGTGAAGAGCTGCATCCACGGTGTGTCGCTCGTCAGCACGGAGCGGGTGCCCGTGTCCGGGTCGCTGAGCGTCACCGACCACTCGGCGCCCAGGCCGGTGAAGGCGTTGTCGATCGTGGTCGTGCCGATCGTGCGTGCGCTGCGGAAGTCGTACGGTGAGCCGGCCACCGGTGTGAGTCCGATGGGCGCCATGCGGTCTGCGGATACTTCCAGACGGTCGGTTGCGGTGAACTCGAGGACGCATTCGTCGATCGGGCGTCCTACGGTCAGATACGGATGAGCTCCATAGCCGTACGGCGCTGAGTTCCTACCGATGTTGGTGGCAGTGGCGATGACAGTGAGCCCGCCCGAGAGCTGGGGCGAGCCGGGCAGCTGGGGTGAGCCGGGCCGCTGGTGTGAGGCGGTCGGCTGGGGTGAGCCGGACTGTTGGGGTGTGCCGGGCTGTTGGGGTGAGCCGGACGGCGGCGTCTGGGGCGAGCCCGATTGGGGTGAGCTGGGCGGTTGGGGCGAGGTGGGTGGCGTTGGAGCGTCCAGGCGGTAGTCCAGGCGTAGGTCGAGTTGGTGGGGATAGCCGGGGTGGTCGTGCAGGCGGTGGCCGACTGCGAGTGCGGCCGGGTCCGAGCCGTCGTCGAGGCGTTGCCAGGTCGCCCAGCGGGTCAGGCCGTGGATCGCGTTCTTGCGGGCGGGCTCGGTGAGGGCGAGCTGCTGGTCGGTGCCGTCGAAGGTGTACTGCCCGTCGGTGATCCGGTTCGGCCACGGGAACAGGTGCTGCCCGATCCCGGCGTGCGCCGCCTCGTCCTCGCCGTACCCCAGCAGGATCGGGCGTCCGTCGTACGTGAGCCGGCGCAGCCCGCCGCCGACACTCACCACGGTCGCCTCGTACCCGCCGCCTTGGAGGACCCACTGCTCACCGGATGGGAAGACATTCATGCCCCAATCCTGACCGATGCGGCCCGAACGACAGGAGGTAGTCCACGCCGACGGCCTCGCCCCCGCCTGGCGACCTCACGGCAGCCGCCCTGACGGGAAACACCTCCTGTTCTTAGGTCCCCTGTCCATCGGGGGCGACCCCGTTCGTGGTGATGCTGTAAACACGCTCACAGGAGGTACACCGTGAAGTACATGCTGCTGATCAACGCCGGCGAGCTGGACCCGGAGAACTCGCCGGTCGGGTGCGAGCCGGAGGACTGGATGCGGTTCGACAAGGAGATCACCGACTCCGGCGTGGTGGTCGC includes:
- a CDS encoding phosphoribosyl-ATP diphosphatase; amino-acid sequence: MKRFEELFAELGEKARTRPEGSGTVAELDAGVHAIGKKLVEEAAESWMAAEYESKDRAAEELSQLLYHAQVMMHALGLDLDDVYRHL
- a CDS encoding PH domain-containing protein; this encodes MPTDDPDPAAPASSDRLFTFHPRIVALMAGGMGLSLIAVFGVIWFRLSPDDRATFDLFQRLTLLAFFGAVLWILYRMTTLRVTAYPDRLRVRNVFKSYTLQWSEITALRFRPGDAWLQLFDADDNRLGILAIQAAEGSRASRAAKELAAVAREHGAGPRSRPEK
- a CDS encoding aldose 1-epimerase family protein, with translation MNVFPSGEQWVLQGGGYEATVVSVGGGLRRLTYDGRPILLGYGEDEAAHAGIGQHLFPWPNRITDGQYTFDGTDQQLALTEPARKNAIHGLTRWATWQRLDDGSDPAALAVGHRLHDHPGYPHQLDLRLDYRLDAPTPPTSPQPPSSPQSGSPQTPPSGSPQQPGTPQQSGSPQPTASHQRPGSPQLPGSPQLSGGLTVIATATNIGRNSAPYGYGAHPYLTVGRPIDECVLEFTATDRLEVSADRMAPIGLTPVAGSPYDFRSARTIGTTTIDNAFTGLGAEWSVTLSDPDTGTRSVLTSDTPWMQLFTGEAVGRTALAVEPMTCPPDAFRTGQDLVVLKPGESHTTTFQVSI
- the hisG gene encoding ATP phosphoribosyltransferase, with amino-acid sequence MLRVAVPNKGSLSEAATEMLSEAGYKQRRTTKDLTLTDSANEVEFYYLRPRDIAVYVGEGTLDVGISGRDLVLDSHADAEVIMGLGFGSSTFRFAGRPGVAESIKDLAGKRIATSYAGVLQDHLAENGVDAAVVRLDGAVESAVQLGVADVIADVVETGTTLRQAGLEVFGDPILQSEAVLIKRHGVETPPNGLHQLVRRLEGVLIARNYVMMDYDIRAEDVDAATAVAPGLESPTVSPLHRQGWVAVRVMVQRAEAQRLMDQLWEVGARAILTTDIHACRI
- a CDS encoding MBL fold metallo-hydrolase; amino-acid sequence: MLQHLTGRVWLYPHDPDPEAIRPSVAVIADDRGSVLVDAGNSPEHARAVRTAIAAAGLPAPQWLVYTHHHWDHTWGACAWPDVTVVAHSTAVDLLTAEADRPWSHRYLHDQVEANPKLAPSFRARALAVPDWTDFRIVAPRQTFDETLTLPTGVVLRHVGGNHAPDSTIVVADGVAIVGDAFYPPPYHLRTPADTADHAMIKRLLSERHSWYVDAHSLPRRLSEALTQSG